A DNA window from Hydractinia symbiolongicarpus strain clone_291-10 chromosome 6, HSymV2.1, whole genome shotgun sequence contains the following coding sequences:
- the LOC130648229 gene encoding ubiquitin carboxyl-terminal hydrolase 27-like, which yields MEIVNSGSHLIVQLKRFIMSNGHISKQVLPVSCFPDFLSLPLTIGPEVRSRKHFKIRALINHSGSLNNGHYTAIVQDQKTDQWLHCNDRAVTQCDVRKELYSKLSYVFFFQAV from the coding sequence ATGGAAATTGTTAACAGTGGTTCACACCTTATAGTGCAGTTAAAGCGTTTCATCATGTCAAATGGTCATATCTCAAAACAAGTGTTGCCAGTTTCATGTTTCCCAGACTTCTTATCCCTTCCTCTTACCATCGGCCCTGAGGTAAGAAGCCGTAAGCACTTTAAGATCAGAGCGCTTATAAACCACTCTGGTTCTCTTAATAATGGGCACTATACAGCCATTGTTCAAGACCAAAAGACAGACCAGTGGCTTCACTGCAATGACAGAGCTGTGACACAATGTGATGTTCGGAAGGAACTTTACAGCAAACTATCCTACGTCTTTTTCTTCCAGGCAGTTTAA